In Treponema denticola, one genomic interval encodes:
- a CDS encoding ABC transporter ATP-binding protein: protein MILTVKNLVKRYNEKTALDHFNMEVKEGEILGLLGPNGCGKTTAINCMLSLLKHGKGEIIIFGEEMKPNALHIKKRIGLVPQEVSVFYDFTVKQNIDYFCGLYVNNTQERKKLVDEAIDFVGLNNYASFRAKKLSGGLLRRLNIACGIAHKPELIFLDEPTVAVDAQSRNFILSGIKELAKRGSTIVYTTHYLEEVEELCDRIIIMDEGRDIANGTLEELHKLIRTSEKMVVEFVETKDNLQEELKKIPHVLEVTKNGNEFLISFENSINNLNELILFINNNSLAYTKLYSELPSLNDIFLELTGKELRD from the coding sequence ATGATTTTAACGGTGAAAAATCTTGTAAAACGGTACAATGAAAAAACGGCACTTGATCACTTTAATATGGAAGTTAAAGAAGGCGAGATTCTAGGTCTTTTGGGCCCTAACGGATGCGGAAAAACTACAGCCATAAACTGTATGCTTTCCCTTTTAAAACACGGCAAGGGCGAAATCATCATTTTCGGCGAAGAAATGAAGCCTAACGCCCTGCACATAAAAAAAAGGATAGGCCTTGTTCCTCAAGAGGTCTCTGTTTTCTATGATTTTACCGTAAAACAAAATATAGATTATTTTTGCGGTCTCTATGTAAACAATACTCAAGAGAGAAAAAAACTGGTAGATGAAGCAATCGATTTTGTAGGCTTAAACAATTATGCTTCATTCCGTGCAAAAAAACTTTCAGGAGGCCTTCTCCGCCGGCTCAATATTGCATGCGGCATAGCTCATAAACCTGAGCTGATTTTTTTGGATGAACCCACAGTTGCCGTCGATGCCCAAAGCCGAAACTTCATTCTTTCAGGAATAAAGGAACTGGCAAAAAGAGGAAGCACTATCGTGTATACTACCCATTATCTTGAAGAAGTTGAAGAACTTTGCGATAGAATCATTATCATGGATGAGGGACGAGATATAGCAAACGGCACCTTAGAAGAATTGCACAAGCTGATCCGCACAAGCGAAAAAATGGTTGTTGAATTTGTTGAAACTAAGGATAACCTGCAAGAAGAACTAAAAAAAATCCCTCATGTTCTGGAAGTTACCAAAAACGGAAACGAGTTTTTAATCAGTTTTGAAAATTCGATTAACAACTTAAACGAACTTATTTTATTTATCAATAATAATAGTTTGGCTTATACCAAATTATATTCGGAGTTACCCAGCTTAAACGATATTTTCTTGGAGCTTACGGGAAAGGAGTTAAGAGACTGA